TGACGCTCATACAGACGTATTATGGAAACTACTAAATGATCCAAGCATTGATTTTTATGAAGATGACGATCGTTTACATGTGAATTATCCGAATATGATAAAAGGAAAAATCGATCTTCAAGTTTTTGCGATTTATGTCTCTCCAACGATAAAATCATCTAAATTTCTCGTAGCAATTCAATCAATTGATGATTTCTACCAGATTGTAATCGGACAAAAAAACCGATTTAAACTTGCTACTACCTATCAGGAGATTGAGACCTATTTAGATCAGGACAAGAAAGTTGCTCTATTGTCGATTGAAGGAGCAGATGTCCTTGAAGGGGATTTAGCAAAGCTAAGAACTTTTTATCGATTAGGTGTAAGAGCTATGGGATTAACTTGGAATCAAGCCAATGAAGTGGCTGATGGAATCATGGAACCAAGAGGAGCGGGATTAACTAGATTTGGACAAGAAGTTGTGAAAGAGATGAATCGTCTAGGGATGATGATCGATGTTTCTCATTTATCAGAAAGAGGTTTTTGGGATGTAATTGAACAAAGCGAGATTCCAATTCATGCTTCTCATTCCAATACCAAAAAAATATGTAATCATCCTCGGAATTTAACAGACGGCCAAATTAAAGCAATCATTGAACAGGGTGGTGTGATTGGAGTTACCTTTGTAAGAGATTTTACCTCAACAAATAAAGAACCCACCATTGACGATCTCCTCTTACATATTGAACATATTGCAAGTCTAGGTGGTATCGAACACATTGGATTAGGTTCTGATTTTGATGGGGCTAATCCTATAAAAGGGCTAGAAAATGCAGGAAAACTAGAAAATTTGGTAAATGTCTTATTGAAGTATTTTGCTAAAGAACATGTTGAGGGGATTTTAAAACAAAATTGGCTCAATTATTACAAAAGAGTTCTTCGTTAATTTATTATTTTCTGATTTTTATATGTATTCGGTAAAATCGGTAAATATTCTTCAAAATAATGAGAAAATACTAGATGCTTTCAGATAATAAGAAAAATCTTATATTATCTATAGTTTAATAGAAAATACACAATTGTAAGCGGTTTGCTTTTTTTTCTATTTAGGCATACACTTAGGGAAGTTTTAGGGATAGTATAGGTGAGGTGACGGGGGAAAAGAAAAAAATCATCATAATAATGTTTATTTTTACCATTTTTAAAGGAGTGGAGAAAAATGTTAAATCAACTTTCGTGGAAAGTTGGCGGACAACAAGGGGAAGGTATTGATAGTACCGGTGAAATTTTTGCAACAGCATTAAATCGACTTGGTTATTATCTCTATGGTTATCGTCACTTTTCATCCAGGATTAAAGGTGGCCACACAAACTATAAGATTCGTGTAACCACGAAGCCAGTAGAGGCAATCTCAGATGATTTGGATATTTTAATTGCTTTTGATCAGGAGACGATCGATCTAAATAGTGGGGAATTACGGGAAGGCGGTATCATCATCGCTGACTCTAAATTTGATCCGCAAGTGAAGAAGGAAAACGTTCATTTCTTCTCTGTTCCGATAACGGAAATTGCTCAAAATCTTGGGACATCTTTGATGAAAAATATGGTCGCTGTTGGTGTTACTAGTGCAATTTTAGACCTTCCAGTTGATTCTTTCAAAGA
This sequence is a window from Tepidibacillus fermentans. Protein-coding genes within it:
- a CDS encoding dipeptidase, which produces MIFDAHTDVLWKLLNDPSIDFYEDDDRLHVNYPNMIKGKIDLQVFAIYVSPTIKSSKFLVAIQSIDDFYQIVIGQKNRFKLATTYQEIETYLDQDKKVALLSIEGADVLEGDLAKLRTFYRLGVRAMGLTWNQANEVADGIMEPRGAGLTRFGQEVVKEMNRLGMMIDVSHLSERGFWDVIEQSEIPIHASHSNTKKICNHPRNLTDGQIKAIIEQGGVIGVTFVRDFTSTNKEPTIDDLLLHIEHIASLGGIEHIGLGSDFDGANPIKGLENAGKLENLVNVLLKYFAKEHVEGILKQNWLNYYKRVLR